The nucleotide window GATTGGCAGTATTTTCGATATCGCGGGCTTTTTTGCTACGCCATAGTAAACGAATGGGCGTTCCGCTGAAGCCTAGTTGTTGCCGAAATTGACGTTCGATGTAGCGCCGATAGTTTGTATTAAAACGCTCTGCTTCATTAACAAATAGCGCGATCGCCGGAGGTTGGGTGCTGACTTGTGTACCGTAGTAAATTTTACCTTGGCGTCCTTGACGATTAGTAGGTGGTGAATGCCATCTCACAGCTTCTTCAAGGATTTCATTAACAACAGCGGTAGAAACTCGACGTTTGTGTGCTTCGGCTGCTTTAGTGACAAGATCTAGAATTTTTTCAATTCGCTGTCCTGTTTTAGCGCTGACAAAGATCATTTCTGCCCAATCGACAAAGTGTAATCTTTCTTGCGTGTGCTTTTCGTAATCGTAAATTGTGTACGAATCTTTTTCTACAGCATCCCATTTGTTCACGACGATAACACAAGCACGTCCTTCTTCTGCAATCCGTCCTACAAGTTTTTGATCTTGTTCTGTCACTCCATCAAGTGCATCAATAACTAATAAAACAACATCAGCGCGGCGAATTGCTTTGAATGCACGATTGATGCCAAAAAATTCTGGTCCGTACTCAACGTTTTTCTTTTTACGAATACCAGCTGTGTCTATCAATCGATATATTTGTCCTTGTCGTTCGATAACGGTATCAATGGTATCGCGGGTTGTCCCTGAAATTGGG belongs to Gloeocapsopsis sp. IPPAS B-1203 and includes:
- the der gene encoding ribosome biogenesis GTPase Der, producing MSLPIVAIIGRPNVGKSTLVNRLAGAQDAIVYDEPGVTRDRTYSNAYWRDREFVVVDTGGLVFDDDTEFLPLIREQASLALAEAVAAIFVVDGQSGPTPADEAIAEWLRQQPVPVLIAVNKCESPDQGLAQAAQFWELGLGEPYPVSGIHGSGTGELLDQLITHIPPVAELPETDEIKVAIVGRPNVGKSSMLNAFVGTQRAIVSPISGTTRDTIDTVIERQGQIYRLIDTAGIRKKKNVEYGPEFFGINRAFKAIRRADVVLLVIDALDGVTEQDQKLVGRIAEEGRACVIVVNKWDAVEKDSYTIYDYEKHTQERLHFVDWAEMIFVSAKTGQRIEKILDLVTKAAEAHKRRVSTAVVNEILEEAVRWHSPPTNRQGRQGKIYYGTQVSTQPPAIALFVNEAERFNTNYRRYIERQFRQQLGFSGTPIRLLWRSKKARDIENTANRATRV